The following DNA comes from Caulobacter mirabilis.
CCCCGGGATGGCGCATCCGCCCCAGCACCTTGATCGCCGCGACCCGGCTGGCGGCGTCGCCGGCCACGGCGCGTCGGATCAGAACCGAGGTCGCCTCATGCCCGCCGTCCCGGCCCAGAGCCTCGAAGAGTTGCTGCCGTTCCGCGGCCGAAAGGCCCTGGCGCGACAGCGCGTCCACCAACTGCAGAATGGAGAGCTCGAGCATGTCGGCGGTCTCCCTTCGAGGCCGGCGCCGAAACGACGGGTCACGACCCGGTCCAGATCGGGCCCTTCAAGCCCTAGCCCCAAACGCGGCTAGGCCCGTGTAAACAATTGCAAAGACGGGGCGTTTGCGCCGTTGAGCGGCTATAAGACGCTTCAGGGCCACTCCCCCCGGGTTCGGTGATGACGATCAAGCTTGCACCCCTGCTGTTGCTCCCGCTGCTGCTGTCGGCATGCGCCGCCGGCGCTCCGAAGGCTGTCGCGAC
Coding sequences within:
- a CDS encoding HEAT repeat domain-containing protein; this encodes MLELSILQLVDALSRQGLSAAERQQLFEALGRDGGHEATSVLIRRAVAGDAASRVAAIKVLGRMRHPGARDAVREALSDPEGAVRIAAAEALSREAPRRQPIPDDRLRANVIAFPGADGRRMSER